From the genome of Planctomycetota bacterium:
GCACCTCGGCGCGGCCCAACTCGAGCAGCAGATTCGCCGCCGCGGCCCGGCGTTCGGCAACGCGAATGGCCTGGGCTTGAATGCGGAGGTTCTCGGCGGCGACGCGGATCGACCGCAGGGCTGAGAGGATGTCGAATTTCACGGCGTCCTCGAACTCCTGTGCGTCACGAATGGCGCGGTCGAGTTCGATCAACGCCACGCGGTAGGCGTTGCGTTCGGCGGTGCGTTCGATCGGCAGGTCGAACCGAAACCCGCCGGAGTAGGTTCCGTCTGAAAAGTTTAGGTCGAGGTCGTTATCGAGGTTGCCGCTGAACGGCCCCCGGCTGCTGCCCACCGCGGCACCGGCGGAGAAGTCGAGCACGCCTTCCAGACCGTCGGCCGCGACGACCACGGCCCGCTGCGCGTCGATCACCTGGGCGAACTCGATGCTCAGGTCCAACCGATTGGCCAGCGCGATCTTGATCGCCGAGTCGCGGAACAGTCGGTCGGCGTCCTCCAGCGGATTGGCGAACGACGTGTTCTCGCCGCTGGAGCGGTCCCGGCCCGGTTGGGTGCTTGGCTGAGTTCCAGATTGGGTTCCCGGTCGGGTGGCGGGTCCGGTCGTCGGCCTTGTGGAAGGCCGGGTGGCGGGCTGGGTCGCGGCATCACCATCGGCCCTGCCGGGGTTGGTGGCGGGTGACGTCGTGGACTGCAGCCTGATCGACGCCATGGCTTCGGTTCCGATCACGCGCTCGGCCAACGGTTGCAGCCGCTCAAGTTCCGCCGGGTCCAGTTCGATCGTCGCGTCCGGCGGCAATCCGAGGAACACCTTGAACGCGTCGAGTTGCTCCTCGTAAAGCTGCTCGGCACTGATCAGACGGGTGAGGGCGTCGAGCTCGTTGTTGACCGCCTGGTCCACCTGAATTCCGGGCAGCTCACCTTCCTCGAAAAAGGCACGCGATCGTTCGGCGTTGTAGCGCAGTCGGTCGTAGTTGGCCTGGCTGTTGGCGATGGTGTCGAGCGATTGCAACACGCTGAAGTACTGCGTCGCGACATCCACGGCGAACTCGCGCTTGAACCGTTCGAAGTCCCAGATGGAGTAAATCGCGTTCCGCTCGGCCTGTTGGAGCGGCTCGGTCACGATCTCGACGCCGGCACCTTGCAGCAACGGGACCGTGATCGACGCATCGGCGAACAGCCCGAATGACTCTTCTTCCGTTCCGCTGAGCAGTTGCGAGAGGTCGAGGCCGATGCGGGTGGTGAGCAAGGCACCGGTCTTGAACGCCTTGTCGAGGCTCAGCGACGGCGAGACGACCACGCCGCTGGTGTCGGCCCCTTCGAGTTCGCTCAACACGTCCGCCTCGAGCAGGCCGGCAAAGCGGAACTCGAACTGGTCGCGCTCAAAGTCGAGGTTGAGCGCGGTGATGAACACGCCCTCCTTCGCGGTCTGGTACGCCCGGCTGTTGCGAGCGCCGATTTTCAGCGCATCAATGAGCGTGAGGACGACGGGTTCGGGTTCGTTGTCGCCGGTGGCCCGTTCGAGACGGATCGGGCCGACGAAGCCGGGGTCGGCGGCGGGTGCGGCACTGCCGGGATCGGTGCCGATCTGCGTCGAAAAGACGTCCGTGGCGATCGTCGGCGTGCGGGTGCCGGTGACGTTGACCTTGCGCTGCGAAGCAACGTGTGCGCTCTCCGGAAGCGGCACGCCACCGGTCACGCCGGCCGGTTCCTTGGGGACGGGTGTGAGGTACTCCCGGCCGAAGCTCGCCGGGCCCGCGCCGGGCAGTGCCTGGTCGATCATCAGCCGGCGACGAAGTTGGTCTTCGGGCGACTCGATCGAGAACGGCCGAGTCGTACCAAGGGCTGACGCCTGCTTTTGTTGGATGATGTCGTACGCGGTTTTGTCGGCGTCCTCGACCGCCGCCTCGGGTGACAGACACCCCGCCACCGAAAGTGCGGCGGCGGTGATGAGAATAGGTTGAAGTCGAGATCGTCCGCCGAAAGACTGCGTCATGCCGACTTAACGCTATCAGGAAGCGCTGGTTCGGTCACCGAATGTTCTTTTTGGCACACGTCAGTTCATGTCGATCGGGCTGGACGGCACCTTGGGTCAGTTCATGGTGATGTCAGCCCCGTCGCGCGTGAGCTCGATTTGGCGGGTCTTGGTCGTGCCGTCGGGGAGGGTGACGGTGATGTCGTAAGTGCCGAGATGGCCTCGCACTTGGGCGAGCCCGTCGTCGTCGGTAGTGCGGACCATGTCGGTGTGCCATTGATCGAGGACGAGCTCGCGCCAGGTATGGGCATGGTTGCGGGGCTGGTAATCCTCGTCGAACATGGCCGCCCGTGGTCGCCAGTGATTGCCGGCATAGAAGCCCCACACCAAAAACCCGTCGACATCTTCGTGGCTGTATGCGGCGATGAGCGTGTCACGCAGGAAGTCGGCTTGAAGTTGATCGTCGTCGACGTCGAGGTCGTACTCGGTGACCTTGATGGCCAGGCCGAACTCGGCGATGCGGTCGTAGATCGCGAGTTGGGTTTCGGGTGCGGTCAGGCTGTAGCCGAAGTGCCCTTGCACGCCTACGCCGTCGATCGGTGCGCCGGCGTTGAGGAGCATCTGGATGATCTCGTAGTATCGCTGATGGTGCGGCGTGTTGGTTGAACCACCGGCGGCGAGGATGCCCCAGTCGTTGATGTACCACTTCGTGTCATCCGCACCGGCGGCCGTGGCGGCTTCATCGGCGGCTTCGAACCACTCGGCCATCACCTCGTCGCCGAGGATGTCCATGACGTCGTGGTTGTTGAACGGCTCGTTCAGCGCGTCCCATTCGTCGATCCGTCCCGCATGGGTGGTCACGGTCTCGCGAACATGCGTGTAGATCTCGGCGCGAAGTTTCTCGGGCTCGTCGGCGAGAGCTTGCAATCGTTCGGGCAGGTTCGGCCAGCCGGGCCAGACCAGGACATGCCCCCGGACGGTTTTGTCGTGTTGGTCCAACCACGAGAGCGCGGCGTCGATGTCGGCGGGCTTGGACACGCCAAAGTCGTTGAATTCCATGAACGGCCATTTCAGATCGTTCTCGAAAACGACTTCGTTGAAGAACTCGTCGACGATGTCGCGGTACCAGTCGTCGGCGGGTTCCGTGCCTGCCAGCCGGTTGGCAACGACGGCGGAGCCGAAGGCGAATGCGTTGCGAGTCTGGTCGATCTCGACACGCACGCCTTCGACGGGATTGCCGGCGGCATCGACGACGCGGACGGTCAGGTCGGCGGTACGGATTTGCTCGATGTGCTCCAGCGCTGCCTGGCGCCATGCCGCGTCGTCCTCGCGTCCCGAGTAGCTCACCGGGGTTTTCGGGAGGTCGGCCGTTCCGAGCGCGTCGCCGTAGTGAAGGACCTCCACGCCGGCGATGTCCACGGTCTGATTGGAGAACCCGGTGTTGATGCAGATCTGGGAATCACCCGCGTCGAAGTCTCGGCCCGCGATGAAAGGCACGTCGATCCGCTTCCAAGCGCCGGCGGTGCTCGACTCGAAGTTGACCGACGTGTCGTAGCCGTCGCGATTGAGTTGGAAGACGATGCCCGCCGTGCCCGACCCGGTCATGCTCTCGGCACATCGCATGTAAAACCTGGCGTGCAGCACGTCGCCGCGTTTGATCGGTTTGTCCGGGAAGAACTGAAGCTGGATGTCCCACGGGTTGCTTGGTTGCCCGATGGTCTGGACCCGAAACGCCTTTGCGTCGGGCGGCAGATCGCCGCCTGCGTCCTTGTCCACGTCGACCACGACAACCTCGGCCATGTCCGGATCGGGCAGGTGAACCTCAAGCTTTTCGACCGTCGGTCCGTCGATCAGCGGCGTCCCACCATCGGGAAGGTCATCGGCAGCAATGCACAGAAGTGCGACGAAGCAAAGGAGAAGGCGTTGCATGGCGTTGGTCCCGGTGGAGTAGCGGGCGAAACAAAAACATCCGGCCGCGATCAGGCGGCCGGGTGCCGTGAGAAGTGATCGATCAGTTGGGCGTGGGGACGTTGATCTGACCGCGCGTCATCTCGGTCTGGAACTGGTCACGCACGCGGTAGCTTTCGACGTGGCCGTCGGCACTAAGAGCATTGACGAGTGAATCGCCATTGTGACGGAAGCGAATGTTGCCGCCATTCTGGTCACCATCGGTGTTGAACTGGCCGAGGCCGTCCGTGATGTCGATGGAGTTGCCGGGGTTCATCCACTCGATGCCCGGGGTGAGGCTGTAGTCGTCGGTGAGATACGTGTCGTAGTAAAAGCGGAACGCGTCGAGCCGGTATGCACCAGAGAAGGCACCCCAGTTGAGGTCGACTTCCGGGGTATCCGGGTCATCGAATGTGCTGGGCACTTGTGCACCGTCGAAGATCAGTACAACGCTCGAAGAGTTCGTCACACGTGTGATCTTGTAAGGCCGTGACCAGTAGGGTTGGCCGGAAGTACTCGTGGCGTTTTTGTATCCGTCTTGGTCACCCATGTTTGGCATGAGACGCGGGTGGGCCGAGTAGTGCGTGAGCTGCGTCTGTGCGTCAGCCGATATCTCGCTGGCAATGGCCGTTGGGCACTCGTAAACCTGGCGAACCTTGGCACGCCCCTGCTCGGCCGCGTCGTCATCGGCGTAGTTGCCGGAGCCGCCGCCGATCAGAGAATGGATCAGGACCGTCCAGTCGGCACCGCTGTCGCCGTTGTCGACCGTCGCGGTACTCCCGTCAGTTCGGGCCAACCCGTCCCAGAAACCGTATGGCAACGTGTTGTTGTTCTCGTTGACGTAGATCATGATGCCTTGACCGATCGACCGCTGGTTTGCGGCGCAGGCGACGGTTTGAGCCTGGGCACGCGCCGATTGCAGCGACGGCAGCAGGATGGAGATCAGCAATGCGATAATGCCGATCACGACGAGCAACTCCACGAGCGTGAAGCCCGAGCGTTGCGAAAACTTCTTCGAACAGTTCATAACAAACCTCCTACAGGTTGCGATTGGGCCATCCCACGGACGGCCAAGGTCGGTCGCGACGGATCAACGCCGCGGCAGATGAGTCAGGTGTCGTCCTCCACTCGGGTTGCTCCGGATCGTGGTGGTGCGGTCGACGCTCGAACGATGACGTGTTCATCGAGAATGTGCTTCGCTTGTGCGGCTGTGTCATCGACCTCGAGCCCCTTGTTGTCGCGGTCGAGTGCGTCAAGCATCAACGTCGCCCCGAGTCGGCCCAGTGCATCGGCCGGGACGTCCACCGTCGTCAGTGCAGGTGACGTATACGCCGTCGGATACACGTCGTTGAAACAGCAAACGCTTACGTCGTCAGGCACCTTGACGCCTCGTTTGACCAGGAAGTGAAGCAGCTCGATGCCCTCCGAATGGGAGTATCCCATGATGGCCGTCGGGCGATCGGCAGGTTTTCCGGACAGTGCGTCGAAGAACATCGACAGGAATGCATCGCGTGTCACATGCTCGACCCGCGTTCGCATCCCATGCTTTTCGGCCTGATTGACGAACGACTTGGCCCGCGTTGTTTTGCTGAAGTGATCGATGCACTCGGTATTGATCCACATCCAGGTATGCCGATGACCTAGATCGGCGAGGTGATCCGTGAGCAGCCGAGCACCGTTGTCATCGTCGGGCAGTGCGACCGGCCGAAGCTCCTCATCGGTGACGTTGAGCAACACGATCGGCTTGCGGACTTCGCGGAGGTAGTCGCGGAGTGCATCGGACATGGCGTGCATCGCGATGCAGCCATCGAGCCCGTAACCGTCCACAATGCGTGACCAACTGGGGTGGGTGTTGTTGTGATGATCGGGGGCGGCGTTGGCTCCGACGGGTATAAACACAAGGTGGTAGCCAGCTTGGCTGAGGTGTCGGGTTAGCGCCCGAATCATCGGCTCGTACACGCTGTCGAGGATCGGGGCGTCACCGGTGTAGAGCAGTCCGATCGTGTGGGTGCTCCCGGCCGCCAACGCGCGAGCCCTGAGGTCCGGCAGATAACCGAGGGCGCGGGCAGCCTCTTGTACGCGGGCCTGGGTCTCGGGACGGACCAACGCCCGGACGCCGTCGGCCGACCGACCCGCACCGAGTACCCGGCTCACCGTGGCCTTGGACAAACCGCAATATCGGGCGATGTCTGCGATCGTCGGCCGGTCACCCGTTGGTGCCTTCGACACCAATTGCGGCGCGGATGACAGCGCGGTGGGTGAAAGCGAGCGGGATACGAATGAAACCGGTTTCATCGCGGATCACCGCGAATGTAACCGGTTACATTGCGGGGTCAACCCCTGTGCTCAATTGTCACGCACCTCGCCCGGTGTTCCGGTTTTGAGCCGCTAAACAGCGATTCGCGACAGGCCGCTCGACCCGCCTCGACGTCGCAGCATCCCGGTCAGCCGCGCAGTTGTACGCGTTGCCCCGTTTCGGGGGTGTCGGAAATCGGGCTTGATGGACCGACGTACACCTCTGTGCCGCCGTCGTGCTTGCTCCACACGCCGTCGTTGCCCACCACCCCGAGCGCTCGTTCGGACAGTTCGATCGAAGCGATTGCGGAGGCGCCTGCTTCGACGGGCACCGACGCCAGGCCCGCCAATGCCCAACGTGGCGTCGGCACCGACGCACCGGTGAGGCGGACGTACGCCTGCACCGTTTCCGTCACAGCCCTGTCGCCATCGTTCGTGAGTTCGACTTCGACGTGTTGCGGGCCGGCAGCCTTGGCGCTCGCGTAGCGGATCGGTGCGTAGCTCAGTCCGTATCCAAAGGGGAACTTGGGCGTGCCGGTGAAGTAGCGGTAGGTGCGGCCATTGCCGGTTCCGCCTTGGTCGGCGGGATACATGTTGTAGTTGTCGAACGGCGGCAGATCGCTGCCACTCTCGTACCAGGTGAACGGCAGCCGGCCGCTCGGTGACACGTTGCCGAAGATCACGTCGGCGATCGCGGTACCGCCCTGCTCGCCCGGGTAGCCGACCCAGAGGATCGCGTCGGCTAGTTCGTCGAGTTCCGGCTCGCAGATCGCCGAGCCACCGAAGAGCACGACGACCAACGGCTTGCCGTGACGGGCGGTTTTCTCGCGGATGTCGCGCAGGTACTGCAACTGGTTCGGCGGCAAGCCCAGGTTCGGCCGGTCGCCCGTCGCATCGCTGGCCAACGCTTCGCCCTCCTCGCCTTCGAGCATCGGCGAGATGCCCAGCGCCGCAACGACGACCTGCGTCTCGGCGATCGTGCCAAGGCTCCAGTCGTGCGGGTTGAGGTTCGGCGTGCTCAGCAGGCAGCCCTTCCAGTAGTCGATTACGCAACCGACGTCGGCCGCGGCGGCGAGACCCTCGTACACGGTGACGACGTGCGAGCTGGTGCCGAAGTAGTTGCCGAGCATGACGTCGACGTCCGTGGCGAGCGCGCCGACAAGCAGCATGTGCCGCGTGTCCTTCCGGCTCAGCGGGAGGATGTTGTCATGGTTCTTCAACAACACGAGGGACCGTTGGGCGGCCTCGCAGGCAAGGGCGGTGTGCTCGGGCTTGCGAACGATCGCCTCGGCCTCGGCGTGCCAGTCGCGGCCTTCCGGTTCGGGGTCGAACATGCCCAGCCGAACGCGGATGTCCATCAACCTCGTCACGCACACGTCGATGTCAGCCTCGGTGATGAGCCCTTCGTCGATGGCTTCGAGCAGGTGGTCGTAGCTCACACCGCAGTTCAGATCGCAGCCGTGCTTGACCGCCAGCGCGGCCGACTCGGTGAAGTTTTTCGTGACCTTCTGGTGTTCGTGGAAGTCGCGAATCGCCCAGCAGTCGCTGGTGAAGTACCCGTCGAACTGCCATTGCTCGCGGAGGATGTCATCCATCAGCACCGGGTGAGCGCAGCACGGGTGACCGTCGACGCGGTTGTACGCACCCATCACGCCCATGACGCCGGCGTCGACGACGAGTGAACGGAATGCGGGCAGGTAGGTTTCGTGCAGGTCCTTGTCGGAGACCTTAACGTCGAAGACGTGCCGTAGCGGCTCCGGCCCCGAGTGAACGGCGTAGTGCTTGGCACAAGCGGCGATCTTCAGGTGCTCGCGGTCGTCACCCTGCAGGCCGCCGACGAACGTGCAGCCGAGTTGACCGGTGAGGTACGGGTCTTCGCCATAGGTTTCGTGGCCACGCCCCCACCGCGGATCGCGGAAGATGTTCACGTTCGGCGACCAGTAGGTCAGGCCTTGGTACCGGGCGCGGCTGTCGTTGGCCGCGGCCGCATGATACTTGGCCCGGCCCTCGTCCCCGATCGCTGATGCGACGCGGCCGATCAGCTCCGGCGCGAACGTCGCACCGAGGTTGATCGCCTGCGGAAACACCGTCGCCCGCCCGGCCCTTGCGACGCCGTGCAGGCCTTCGTTCCACCAGTTGTAAGCGGGAATCCCGAGCCGTTCGATGGGCTTGGCTTCGTGCAGCATCTGGCCACACTTTTCCTCAAGCGTCAGTTGAGAGACAAGGTCACGAACGCGCTGTTCGCGCGGAAGAGATGGGTCGCGGAAAGACATGAGCGGAACGTAGCGAAAACGGCGCGAAAGTCACCGGGGTGTAGTTCGCCGGCATGACGAAACACGGTTTCACGAGTCCGCGAACAACCCCGGACAGATCACCCGAATCTCGGCGATGGCTTGTTCCTGCGTGTGGCCCATTTCCATGAGCAGAACCCCGTAGTTGTTGACCCCGGCGAGCAGGTGTGGGTGTTGGTGACCGGTCGAGCGTGTGAAGTTCATGAATATGCCGACCATGCGCCGCATCAGCGGCTCGGCCTCGCCCAGCCGGTTGGTCGCCTGAAGCAGCTGTGCAAGGTTATTGAGATCGGTGGCCACTTCGGGGTGTTCCTTGCCGTAGCTGGTCTCGTCGATCGCTAACGCACGCCGCATGAGCGGCTCGGCCTCGCTTAGCCGGTTGGTGTCCTGAAGCAGCTGCGCAAGGTTGTTGAGTCGGATGGCCACGTTGGGGTGGTCCTTGCCGTAGCTGGTCTCGTCGATCGCTAACGCACGACGCATGAGCGGCTCGGCCTCGTCCAGCCGGTTGGTCGCCTTAAGCAGCAGTGCAAGGTTGTTGAGTCGGATGGCCACGTTGGGGTGATCCTCGCCGTAGCTGGCCTCGTCGATCGCCAAGGCCCGCTGCATGAGCGGCTCGGCCTCGTCCAGCCGGTTGGTCGCCTGAAGCAGCGAAGCAAGGTTGTTGAGATCGATGGCCACTTCGGGGTGATCCTCGCCGTAGCTGGCCTCGTCGATCGCCAAGGCCCGCCGCATCAGCGGCTCGGCCTCGCCCAACCGGTTGGTCGCCTTAAGTAGCTGTGCAAGGTTGTTGAGATCGCGGGCCACGTTGGGGTGGTCCTTGCCGTAGCTTGCCTCGTCGATCGACAACGCGCGCCGCATGAGCGGCTCGGCTTCCGAGTAGCGCGCTTGGGTGAAGGCGTAGTTCGCAACATCGGTCGTGAGTTCGCCTTGGACGTCCGAACCGGCCTGATCGCCTGCATGCTCAGCAAGCTGCAGGGCGTGAGGCTCGATTAAGCGCCAAACTGGCCAACCGGCAGGGTTGTTCAACACGGCTGGCGCAAATACCTGGAATATGTTCACCGTCGACTTAAACCACTCATCCGCCTGCTCCTCCGGCGTCTTGTGGCGTTCGACGGCCTGGGTGAGGTTGTGGATGGTGAAGCCTTGGCCGAGGTCACCGAGGCCGACGGCCTTGGCCATGGAGTAGTTCACGAGTTCGGTCTTGTAACCGCGGACGTCGTCTTCGTCGGGGGCTTCTTTGGTCGGCGTTTCGCCGGTGAGAAGCGCGCCGGCCGCCGCCAGGCCTTTGCCCTGCGCGCTGAACATCGCCAGCGGGATCGGCGTGGCGGCCAGCCAGGCGCACAGGCGTAGCAAGGCGCGGGCTTCGGGGGAGAGTTTTTCGATCGTGACGCGCCAGGTGGTGTAGACCGACGCGGGGTAGTCGGTGAAACCCTCAGCGTGTTCGCGGAGGGTGCGGGCCTGTGAGCGTTGGTAGAAGGCGAGGTAGTCGGCCATGCCGAAGCCGGGGCCTTCGTTGGCGATGTAAGCGCCGGCGGCTTCGAGGGCCAGGGGGAAGTAGCCCAGCGCGCGGATCAACGTCATGCACGCGCGTCGCTCGTCCCTGTCGAGGTGGACGTACGGCTTGCCGGCGCGCTCGGCGAGGAGGTCGCGCGAGGGCCGACGGTCGAGGACGTCGAGGGTGATCATCTCTACATTGCCCGGCCACTTGGCGAAGCGTGACGTGAGGATCGTGTGACAGCTGCCGCAGGTCGGGAGCCAGCTGCCCTCTTCGATAAGCATCGTGCCGTTGGGCTGCGGGAGTGTGATCTCGTACTTCAGTTCGTCCGGCCCCTCGGCGTTGTCGAGCACGAGCAGCCGCAGCGGCGCACCGGCCGGCAGCGGGCGGTGCAGTTCCTTCGCGGCGGCAAGGGCGAGTGTCGTCAAGTCGGTGCCGAGCTTCTGGTCGGGCCAGAGCTGGCGCGCGATGTCGGCGAACTGCGTCGTGATATCCCGCCGGCAATCGACCCAGAACACGTGCTGGTAAAGCCGCCAGTAGCGATGGACGAATTCGTTGGCGAGCGTGGTCTTGCCGATGCCGCCGAGGGAGGCGACGACCTCCGCGCGGCCCTGCGTGACGGCCGTGGTCGGGCTGCGGAAGAGCGCATCGATCATCGCGTTGAGCGTGTCTTCACGGCCTTGGAAGTGCGGGTTGGGCGGAAAGCCCGTCGTCGCCGTGCGGTCGGGGCGGACGGGCGGGTTGGCTTTGATCTGCTTGACGCGCTCGCGCACCAGTTCGATGAGCCGATCCCAGTCGTCTTGCTCGACGGTGCGGAAGTCGATCGACTGCGCCTGGAACCGCCGCAGCGGCGGCGTGAACGACTCTTCCACCGTCCCTTCGAACAGCAGCGGGACGATCGCGTTGTGGACGTACGTCTCGTAGCAGGTCCAGCGCGAGTCGCCCCAGCGCGGGGTGAGGATCGGCAGCATCACGCGGCTGGCTTCGCAGCCGGCCTCGATCTCACGGTGCCAGTCGAGGCCGGGCTTGAGGCGGGCTTGGTCGAACCAGACCGAAAGCCCCGCCGCTTTGAGTTGATCGTGTACGGCTTGCGCGTACTCCCGGTCGGCAGACGCGTAGCTGATGAAGACGTCGAAACCCTGTCCCATGGTGCGACCCCGGTTGGCGTGAAGCTTGATCGTCTTCGCGGCCTACAAACAACGCAAGCGCGTTCGGATCACCGAACGCGCTTGCGTTGTTGGGTAGTCGAGATGGAGGCGTCTTGCGTTACTCGGCGATGGTCACCTTGTCCCCGGTTTCGCCGCCGGTGAGGTGGAAGGTGAACTCGCCGGTGAACTTGGTGCCGGGCTTGGTGGTGAGGTAGTCGCTGATGCGGATCGACTTGGTCAGGTGCGGCTCGGTGCCGCCCATGTGGTACTCGATCACTTCCAGCCAGTAGCCGTCACCGCGATCGCCGTGCTTCTCTTCGACGAAGATGAAGTTCCTCGTCGGCTCCTCGCCCTCGGCGTGATCGCTCAGGTCGCCACCGACGGGGTGGGCCTTGAGGTGTTGACGCTCGCCGGGCGTGAGGTCGCCGTGGACGACGACGCCGGCGTCGCCGTTGTACAGGCCGCCCTCGCGGATGAAGAACTTGGTGGCGCGGAAGTCATTGGTGACGCCGTCGAGCATGTCCTGGCTGAAGGGCCAGGGCTTGAGCCCGCCGGTGTAGATGCCGCGGAGGTTGGCCAAGGACGCATCGCCGCCGGCGATGGCGGTGCCGACGGGTCGGCCCATGTGATCCTCGGGGTACCACGACCACTGTGCGTCGCGCTTCCACTTGAGCGTGTCAGCCTCGGGCGCGGCCCGCAGCGCGAAGCCCCAGTCGAAGGTGTTGAACTCCTGCGTGCCGGTCCAGTTGAAGTCGTAGGAGATCGTCGCGACGCCGGCGGCGTTGATCGACGTGGCGATGGTGCCCTCGGCGGTGTCGTACTTGCCGGTGGTGATCACGCGGACGCCGCCGTCGTCGAGCTTCTGCACGTCGACGTTCTCGGCCTCGGCCTGCCAGTTGGCGGCCTGGTTGACGAGCGTGAGCTTCTGCTGGCCGCGGAAGTTCTTCAACTGCGTCGGGCGGACGACCAGCTCCGGCGTGCCGCGCAGGACCGGCTCGCCATTGACGGTGCCCTCGTCGAGCAGGCCGGTCTCCTTGCTGATGACGTACTCGGCGTTGCCGGCGGTGATGAACACCGCGGCATCCGTCTCACGCACCTCGGCGATCGCGGCCGTCGGCAGCGGCGAAACCGCTGGTGCCTCGGCGTTGAGCACGTAGCGATCGACGACCACGTCGTTGGTGCCGGTGATCGTCAGTTCGATCGGCGCGGCGGTAGTCGGAATCTCAAGCTTGCCGATGGTGCGTGCGGGGACGTCGGGATCAAGGATTCCGCGCTCACCGTCGGCCGACCACTCGATCTTCAGTTCGTTGAGATTCGTGTAGTCGTAGCGGTTGTCGACGACGAAGACGCTTTTGCCGTCGGCGACTTTGCCCTGCACGTCGCCGATGCGAACGGGCGAGTGGGACTTCTGGACGTGCCAGAAGTAGTCGTTCTTGCGGCGGTCCTCGTCGAAGATGCCGCGCCAGATCGGATCGTCGCCGGTGCCGAGGTTGCGGTAGGGCGCGCCCTTGAACAGGAAGCCGCCGAGGATGTGCTGGTTGTCGGGGGCGTAGGTCCAGTCGGCGTGGGCCTGGGCGTAGTAACCCCAGTAGTCATCGATGCCCGGATCGAAGGCGTACTCCTTCCGGTTGTTCATGTGCTTGTGTGCCCACTCGGTGAAGATGTTGGGCCGATCGGTCGGGTAGTCCCACTCGTTGCCGTGGATGTCGAGGAAGGCGTTACGCGGGCCGGGGAGGTTGACCTTGCCGACGCGCGGGTA
Proteins encoded in this window:
- a CDS encoding tetratricopeptide repeat protein, giving the protein MGQGFDVFISYASADREYAQAVHDQLKAAGLSVWFDQARLKPGLDWHREIEAGCEASRVMLPILTPRWGDSRWTCYETYVHNAIVPLLFEGTVEESFTPPLRRFQAQSIDFRTVEQDDWDRLIELVRERVKQIKANPPVRPDRTATTGFPPNPHFQGREDTLNAMIDALFRSPTTAVTQGRAEVVASLGGIGKTTLANEFVHRYWRLYQHVFWVDCRRDITTQFADIARQLWPDQKLGTDLTTLALAAAKELHRPLPAGAPLRLLVLDNAEGPDELKYEITLPQPNGTMLIEEGSWLPTCGSCHTILTSRFAKWPGNVEMITLDVLDRRPSRDLLAERAGKPYVHLDRDERRACMTLIRALGYFPLALEAAGAYIANEGPGFGMADYLAFYQRSQARTLREHAEGFTDYPASVYTTWRVTIEKLSPEARALLRLCAWLAATPIPLAMFSAQGKGLAAAGALLTGETPTKEAPDEDDVRGYKTELVNYSMAKAVGLGDLGQGFTIHNLTQAVERHKTPEEQADEWFKSTVNIFQVFAPAVLNNPAGWPVWRLIEPHALQLAEHAGDQAGSDVQGELTTDVANYAFTQARYSEAEPLMRRALSIDEASYGKDHPNVARDLNNLAQLLKATNRLGEAEPLMRRALAIDEASYGEDHPEVAIDLNNLASLLQATNRLDEAEPLMQRALAIDEASYGEDHPNVAIRLNNLALLLKATNRLDEAEPLMRRALAIDETSYGKDHPNVAIRLNNLAQLLQDTNRLSEAEPLMRRALAIDETSYGKEHPEVATDLNNLAQLLQATNRLGEAEPLMRRMVGIFMNFTRSTGHQHPHLLAGVNNYGVLLMEMGHTQEQAIAEIRVICPGLFADS
- a CDS encoding glycoside hydrolase family 2 TIM barrel-domain containing protein — encoded protein: MSRAAFPWLSVPRGLLAVAGAALLLPMTLRADEAANQPPVEGDPANAAPAADEVVTRERAAGAADGAQLNAEILPVVRLTPRDVRLPGFGPRDVLSLDGTWQYARVVPEGFDGTAASITDNGGEWTDITVPGYVAYQGFERMEKNTPDAVAWTRTFELPENFADKIVRLRFESVDGLTKLFVNGQYVAENEIAVLPSEFDITPFLQEGENEITLQINWSLATHWAKRELGGMSRSVYLQALPPVNLARAHVTTEVDGEHVTAVAHVRVANDSDQPVDDVNLRFNIFDQGQRKVATDLNEVSLPLPPIPAGQVLEMQVPIPVVDAVDPWTAETPNLYRMDTQLHRGDELTMTARQQFGFREIEVVGNELLINGTPIKWRGTNYHIQMPGIGENMTRQQIETDIRMFHESNMNVLRSRPTPSYEYVQVCDELGMYTTVEAMLTLMMYDRGPRQKHGNTPEIGPGVRLHIATMIESYKSNPSVILWGLGNENPYYDYFRTAAVGAAMRDPSRPLFFGSDARLGVDIDFMDVNDDHYPRVGKVNLPGPRNAFLDIHGNEWDYPTDRPNIFTEWAHKHMNNRKEYAFDPGIDDYWGYYAQAHADWTYAPDNQHILGGFLFKGAPYRNLGTGDDPIWRGIFDEDRRKNDYFWHVQKSHSPVRIGDVQGKVADGKSVFVVDNRYDYTNLNELKIEWSADGERGILDPDVPARTIGKLEIPTTAAPIELTITGTNDVVVDRYVLNAEAPAVSPLPTAAIAEVRETDAAVFITAGNAEYVISKETGLLDEGTVNGEPVLRGTPELVVRPTQLKNFRGQQKLTLVNQAANWQAEAENVDVQKLDDGGVRVITTGKYDTAEGTIATSINAAGVATISYDFNWTGTQEFNTFDWGFALRAAPEADTLKWKRDAQWSWYPEDHMGRPVGTAIAGGDASLANLRGIYTGGLKPWPFSQDMLDGVTNDFRATKFFIREGGLYNGDAGVVVHGDLTPGERQHLKAHPVGGDLSDHAEGEEPTRNFIFVEEKHGDRGDGYWLEVIEYHMGGTEPHLTKSIRISDYLTTKPGTKFTGEFTFHLTGGETGDKVTIAE